The following coding sequences are from one Microtus pennsylvanicus isolate mMicPen1 chromosome 1, mMicPen1.hap1, whole genome shotgun sequence window:
- the Rtp1 gene encoding receptor-transporting protein 1, which produces MRIFRPWRLRCPALHLPSFPTFSLKWSLPSLAPDEDMCKSVTTGEWKKVFYEKMEEAKPADSWDFIIDPNLKHNVLAPGWKQYLELHASGRFHCSWCWHTWQSPHVVILFHMYLDRAQRAGSVRMRVFKQLCYECGTARLDESSMLEENIESLVDNLITSLREQCYGERGGHYRIHVASRQDNRRHRGEFCEACQEGIVHWKPSEKLLEEEANTYTFSRAPSPTKPQAEAGSGCNFCSIPWCLFWATVLLLIIYLQFSFRSSF; this is translated from the exons ATGAGGATTTTTAGACCGTGGAGACTACGCTGCCCTGCCCTGCACTTGCCCTCATTCCCCACGTTCTCTCTAAAGTGGAGCTTGCCTTCTCTCGCCCCCGACGAGGACATGTGTAAGAGTGTGACCACAGGTGAGTGGAAGAAGGTCTTCTATGAGAAGATGGAGGAGGCAAAGCCAGCTGACAGCTGGGACTTCATCATAGACCCCAACCTCAAGCACAATGTGTTGGCCCCTGGCTGGAAGCAGTACCTGGAACTTCACGCCTCAGGCAG GTTCCACTGCTCCTGGTGCTGGCACACCTGGCAGTCGCCCCATGTAGTCATCCTGTTCCACATGTACCTGGACCGTGCCCAGCGCGCTGGTTCTGTGCGCATGCGCGTGTTCAAGCAGCTGTGCTACGAATGCGGCACGGCGCGGCTGGATGAATCCAGCATGCTGGAGGAGAACATCGAAAGCCTGGTGGACAACCTCATCACCAGCCTGCGCGAGCAGTGCTACGGGGAGCGTGGGGGCCACTATCGCATCCACGTGGCCAGTCGCCAGGACAACCGGCGACACCGCGGCGAGTTCTGCGAGGCCTGCCAGGAAGGCATCGTGCACTGGAAGCCCAGCGAGaagctgctggaggaggaggcGAACACCTACACCTTCTCCCGTGCGCCCAGCCCCACCAAGCCACAGGCCGAAGCCGGCTCAGGCTGCAACTTCTGCTCCATCCCCTGGTGCTTATTTTGGGCTACCGTCCTGCTGCTCATAATCTACCTGCAATTCTCCTTCCGTAGTTCTTTCTAA